The Schizosaccharomyces pombe strain 972h- genome assembly, chromosome: I genome contains a region encoding:
- the ppk6 gene encoding serine/threonine protein kinase Ppk6: protein MSQDVFKHLTSKQVQRTRARSFGASFERPLASFLPKKENKNLLSNAARVKLLTFSSSSPYSFSYSPVLSRDANDGYIPLDTSSRANLWESVTDYDLQHANEPLVGNYYISTEALGDGLNRSPFTINPEKRRSLSDISYVPIPHKEHSNWPVHCSSQAIVTTSNTTFSIWSANDYFCLLFGYAGSQLNRHSVFDIFPKSFSSHLSNLIVSFPIDNEHERILFCGDVFPVITVDGVRLMDFWVKEKQGKLIWILEFVEESYIDIKLQDGVAVDERTEQPLTSDLLPSRLPKTWDQRLYLTTKTTEGYYCPSMIYPLSKSSFQYIIFHYAAGLLFINSDFKIISLNEALFESMLGYSDLLTKDISLIFPDFKLVLQQLADSHALDPGRVVSEIHVRHAYRTCTADKMKKADYPYLIHSDGNIIQIDCQIISVSPHSVKSNEPAFGVWLIFDSVDNRASDFVRSMRSSVILEEVVISDESEEEEDLSADEDYVDSEWEVVPHNIASYTTIKELGIGAYGQVKLATYKSNKVHEVILKSISKSRILLDSWMRDKDLGTVPMEISILHFLKAHSHPNIVKMITFFEDNENYYLLTEPQKPGIDLFDYIELKPSISEKESKAIFFQIALAVAHLHSFDIIHRDIKDENVILEGNGCARLIDFGSSSLTKNGPFDTFRGTVGFAAPELLRGEKYLGKEQDIWALGILLYTIVYRENPYYNIEEILDAKLRIPFELSKDNVDLICRMLDRNVHDRITIEETLQHHWFDDIRYLDTSHIRIPLSS from the exons ATGTCTCAAG ACGTCTTTAAACATTTGACCAGCAAGCAGGTTCAACGTACACGAGCTAG ATCTTTTGGAGCTAGTTTTGAGAGACCGTTAGCATCGTTTCTACctaaaaaggaaaataagAACTTATTAAGTAACGCTGCTCGAGTTAAGCTTTTGACTTTCTCTAGTAGTTCTCCTTACTCGTTTTCTTATAGTCCGGTTCTGTCAAGAGATGCAAATGACGGTTATATCCCTTTAGATACTAGTTCGCGGGCAAATTTGTGGGAATCTGTGACAGACTATGATTTACAGCATGCCAATGAACCTCTTGTCGGGAACTACTATATTAGCACCGAAGCTTTGGGAGACGGCCTAAATCGATCTCCTTTCACCATTAATCCCGAAAAACGTAGGTCTTTGAGCGATATATCGTATGTTCCTATTCCTCATAAAGAACACAGCAATTGGCCAGTTCATTGCTCCTCTCAAGCTATTGTCACTACCAGCAACACAACATTCAGTATTTGGTCTGCCAATGACTATTTctgtttactttttggaTATGCCGGTTCTCAGCTGAATCGGCATAGCGTTTTTGacatttttccaaaatcattttcttcacaTCTCTctaatttaattgtttcTTTCCCAATAGACAATGAACATGAAAGAATCTTGTTTTGTGGTGATGTGTTTCCTGTTATTACTGTTGATGGTGTCCGCCTTATGGATTTTTGggtaaaagaaaaacagggtaaattaatttggattttggaatttgtTGAAGAATCATACATTGATATCAAGTTACAAGATGGTGTTGCCGTCGACGAACGAACTGAACAGCCTTTAACGTCTGATCTTCTTCCTTCGAGACTACCAAAAACCTGGGATCAGCGTCTGTACCTAACTACAAAAACGACTGAAGGCTACTATTGTCCCAGTATGATATACCCCCTTTCCAAATCTTCATTtcaatatattatttttcattatgcAGCGGGCTTGCTATTTATAAACTctgattttaaaatcatttccTTAAACGAGGCATTATTCGAATCAATGCTTGGTTATAGTGACCTCTTAACTAAAGATATATCCCTTATATTCCCGGATTTTAAATTGGTTCTGCAGCAATTAGCGGATAGTCACGCACTTGATCCTGGTAGAGTTGTTTCCGAAATACACGTTCGACATGCTTATCGTACTTGTACAGCtgataaaatgaaaaaagcGGACTATCCATATTTAATCCATTCGGATGGAAATATAATACAAATTGATTGCCAGATTATTTCTGTTTCACCTCATTCTGTTAAGTCTAATGAGCCCGCTTTTGGAGTATGGCTTATATTTGATTCAGTGGATAATCGTGCGTCTGATTTCGTAAGATCAATGCGCTCCTCTGTGATCTTAGAAGAAGTCGTTATTTCTGACGAGagtgaagaagaagaagaccTTTCGGCAGACGAAGATTACGTTGATTCGGAATGGGAGGTTGTACCACACAACATCGCAAGCTATACAACTATCAAGGAATTAGGAATAGGCGCTTATGGTCAAGTAAAACTTGCAACTTATAAATCTAACAAGGTTCATGAAgttattttgaaatcaatTAGTAAAAGTAGGATACTTTTGGATTCATGGATGCGAGATAAAGATCTTGGAACCGTACCTATGGAGATCAGTatacttcattttttgaaagctcATTCCCACCCTAACATCGTAAAAAtgataactttttttgaagacaATGAAAACTACTATTTGTTAACTGAGCCCCAAAAGCCTGGAATAGATTTGTTTGATTACATCGAATTAAAACCATCGATTTCTGAGAAAGAGAGCAAGGCtatatttttccaaatcgCATTAGCTGTTGCCCATCTGCATTCTTTTGACATAATCCACCGAGACATCAAAGATGAAAACGTAATTCTAGAAGGAAACGGATGTGCAAGACTCATTGATTTCGGTAGTTCGAGCCTTACGAAAAACGGGCCTTTTGATACATTTCGGGGTACAGTTGGTTTTGCTGCTCCGGAGCTACTAAGAGGTGAAAAATATCTCGGTAAAGAACAGGATATTTGGGCTTTGGgtattttattatacaCGATAGTTTATCGGGAAAACCCTTATTATAAC ATCGAAGAGATTTTGGACGCCAAACTTAGAATTCCTTTTGAACTATCGAAAGATAATGTCGATTTAATTTGTCGAATGCTTGATAGAAATGTGCATGATCGCATTACTATTGAAGAGACGTTACAACATCATTGGTTTGATGATATAAGATATTTGGACACATCACATATACGCATACCTCTATCCTCTTGA